One part of the Solanum dulcamara chromosome 8, daSolDulc1.2, whole genome shotgun sequence genome encodes these proteins:
- the LOC129900403 gene encoding calmodulin calcium-dependent NAD kinase, with protein sequence MHHLRKSKSPKVDHHMIIIDQLSPIFDTSTESGRASGRLERFSHYVARQLGFKDESECVGLCELVQEYLKRSKGCDNSIFEYFANEQDAESLYVKLENELERCILAYFAFHWSKASMLITQVLSVDSEQKRLKDIVLAATRKQRFEKITKDLKVTRVFSTLVEEMKAIGTVSSNGNGESKCTDVMVPVAHSQRSPVVLLMGGGMGAGKSTVLKDILKQSFWSEAAAKAVVVEADAFKETDVIYRALSSRGHHNDMLQTAELVHQNSTDAASSLLVTALNEGRDVIMDGTLSWEPFVEQTIAMARNVHKHRYRMGEGYKVAEDGTVTENYWEQIEQEQGEEAANKIIKPYRIELVGVVCDPYLAVVRGIRRAIATGRAVRVKSQLKSHKRFANAFPKYCDLVDNARLYCTNTLGSKPSLIAWKDGDNKLLVEPEDIKCLEMVKKLKEEAESIYELYEGDDVLSLQSPGSVWKDMVLIPTRSTLQQELKTAILKIENRGK encoded by the exons ATGCATCATCTTCGCAAATCTAAATCTCCCAAAGTTGATCATCATATGATAATAATAGATCAACTTTCTCCTATTTTCGACACAAGTACTGAATCTGGCCGTGCTTCTGGTAGACTCGAAAGGTTTTCCCATTACGTTG CAAGGCAACTGGGGTTTAAAGATGAAAGTGAATGTGTTGGGTTATGTGAGCTAGTACAAGAATACTTGAAGAGATCCAAAGGATGTGATAATAGCATATTTGAATACTTTGCTAATGAACAAGATGCTGAATCTTTGTATGTCAAATTGGAAAATGAATTAGAGAGGTGCATTCTTGCTTATTTTGCTTTTCATTggagtaaggcttctatgttgATTACCCAG GTGTTAAGCGTTGATTCTGAGCAGAAAAGACTCAAGGATATCGTGCTGGCAGCTACAAG GAAGCAGAGATTTGAGAAGATAACAAAAGATTTGAAAGTGACAAGGGTATTTTCTACCTTAGTAGAGGAGATGAAAGCTATTGGAACGGTATCATCCAACGGTAATGGTGAGTCCAAATGTACGGATGTGATGGTGCCAGTGGCTCACAGTCAAAGAAGTCCAGTGGTCCTCCTTATGGGTGGTGGAATGGGAGCTGGCAAAAGTACTGTCCTTAAAGACATCCTCAAACA GTCATTTTGGTCCGAAGCAGCTGCAAAAGCAGTGGTAGTAGAGGCAGATGCTTTCAAGGAGACAGATGTAATTTACAGAGCCCTTAGCTCAAGAGGTCACCATAATGACATGCTTCAAACTGCTGAACTG GTACATCAAAATTCAACAGATGCAGCATCGTCTCTCCTAGTCACGGCTCTTAACGAGGGGCGCGACGTTATAATGGATGGAACGTTATCATGGGAGCCATTTGTTGAGCAGACCATAGCCATGGCAAGAAATGTACACAAACATCGATATCGAATGGGGGAAGGTTACAAGGTTGCAGAGGATGGCACAGTTACTGAAAATTATTGGGAACAAATTGAACAAGAACAAGGAGAAGAGGCTGCTAATAAGATCATTAAACCTTACAGAATAGAATTGGTAGGAGTTGTATGTGATCCTTACCTAGCTGTTGTTAGAGGCATCAG GCGAGCTATAGCAACAGGGAGGGCAGTTAGAGTAAAGTCCCAATTGAAATCTCACAAGAGATTTGCAAATGCATTTCCCAAATACTGTGATCTTGTTGATAACGCTAGGCTATACTGCACCAATACTTTAGGCTCAAAACCATCG TTAATAGCATGGAAAGATGGAGATAACAAATTGTTGGTTGAACCAGAGGATATCAAATGTTTGGAAATGgtaaaaaaattgaaggaaGAAGCAGAATCCATTTACGAGCTATACGAGGGAGATGATGTATTGTCTCTGCAGTCTCCTGGTTCAGTTTGGAAAGACATGGTTTTAATACCTACAAGGTCTACTCTCCAACAAGAGCTCAAAACTGCAATTCTAAAAATTGAAAACAGGGGAAAATAG